One Chaetodon trifascialis isolate fChaTrf1 chromosome 12, fChaTrf1.hap1, whole genome shotgun sequence DNA window includes the following coding sequences:
- the prkra gene encoding interferon-inducible double-stranded RNA-dependent protein kinase activator A homolog isoform X1, with translation MSQEGYQPAAVKTTADTSLNIQESQRPNPGKTPIQILHEYGTKSGNLPVYVMEKAEGEAHQPSFVFSVTIGDVSCTGISLQGQNSAGPEKRMRNICKALSVECVYCACVSGQGPSKKAAKHLAAEAALNILQIDAGTVNVPVKSESNGVAAQTNNHPNSVGILQELALQRGWRFPEYTVLTEAGPPHKREFTVTCRMESLSEKAAGSSKKAAKKAAAEKMVAKLQSLSGCSEITWTPKPSVRFENLRNSSAEKMSLLRRNPLSIPNTDYIQMMLELSKEQGFEVTYFDIDELTVNGQYQCLAELSTSPVTVCHGTGISCSNAHNDAAHSALQYIKIMASIK, from the exons ATGTCTCAGGAGGGATACCaaccagcagcagtgaaaacCACCGCCGACACCAG CTTGAATATACAGGAGTCGCAGAGGCCCAACCCCGGGAAGACACCGATTCAAATCCTGCATGAATATGGCACCAAAAGTGGCAACCTTCCTGTGTATGTGATGGAGAAGGCTGAGGGAGAGGCTCACCAGCCCAGCTTCGTCTTCAGCGTGACGATCGGAGACGTTAGCTGCACAG gTATCTCACTTCAGGGACAGAACAGTGCAGGTCCAGAGAAGAGGATgagaaacatttgcaaagctctCAGTGTTGAG TGTGTGTATTGTGCTTGTGTTTCAGGTCAGGGTCCCAGTAAAAAGGCTGCTAAACATCTGGCTGCAGAGGCTGCTCTGAATATTCTGCAGATAGATGCTGGAACAGT GAACGTGCCTGTGAAGTCTGAGAGTAATGGTgttgcagcacaaacaaacaaccatccCAATTCAGTGGGGATACTGCAG GAGTTAGCGTTGCAGAGGGGATGGCGTTTTCCCGAGTACACAGTTTTAACGGAGGCCGGTCCGCCACACAAGAGAGAATTCACTGTTACGTGTCGGATGGAGTCCCTGTCAGAGAAGG ctgcaggaagttCAAAAAAGGCGGCAAAAaaggcagctgcagagaaaatggtGGCAAAGCTTCAAAGTCTGTCAGGCTGCTCTGAAATCACATGG ACTCCTAAACCAAGTGTCCGCTTTGAGAACTTAAGGAACTCGTCAGCGGAGAAGATGTCTTTGCTGAGGAGAAACCCGCTGAGCATTCCCAACACAGATTACATTCAGATGATGCTGGAGCTGTCCAAGGAGCAGGGCTTTGAGGTCACATACTTCGACATCg ATGAGCTGACGGTGAACGGACAGTACCAGTGCCTGGCAGAGTTGTCCACCTCACCGGTCACCGTCTGCCACGGCACGGGCATTTCCTGTAGCAACGCTCACAACGACGCAGCGCACAGCGCCCTCCAGTACATCAAGATCATGGCCTCCATCAAGTAA
- the prkra gene encoding interferon-inducible double-stranded RNA-dependent protein kinase activator A homolog isoform X2: protein MSQEGYQPAAVKTTADTSLNIQESQRPNPGKTPIQILHEYGTKSGNLPVYVMEKAEGEAHQPSFVFSVTIGDVSCTGQGPSKKAAKHLAAEAALNILQIDAGTVNVPVKSESNGVAAQTNNHPNSVGILQELALQRGWRFPEYTVLTEAGPPHKREFTVTCRMESLSEKAAGSSKKAAKKAAAEKMVAKLQSLSGCSEITWTPKPSVRFENLRNSSAEKMSLLRRNPLSIPNTDYIQMMLELSKEQGFEVTYFDIDELTVNGQYQCLAELSTSPVTVCHGTGISCSNAHNDAAHSALQYIKIMASIK, encoded by the exons ATGTCTCAGGAGGGATACCaaccagcagcagtgaaaacCACCGCCGACACCAG CTTGAATATACAGGAGTCGCAGAGGCCCAACCCCGGGAAGACACCGATTCAAATCCTGCATGAATATGGCACCAAAAGTGGCAACCTTCCTGTGTATGTGATGGAGAAGGCTGAGGGAGAGGCTCACCAGCCCAGCTTCGTCTTCAGCGTGACGATCGGAGACGTTAGCTGCACAG GTCAGGGTCCCAGTAAAAAGGCTGCTAAACATCTGGCTGCAGAGGCTGCTCTGAATATTCTGCAGATAGATGCTGGAACAGT GAACGTGCCTGTGAAGTCTGAGAGTAATGGTgttgcagcacaaacaaacaaccatccCAATTCAGTGGGGATACTGCAG GAGTTAGCGTTGCAGAGGGGATGGCGTTTTCCCGAGTACACAGTTTTAACGGAGGCCGGTCCGCCACACAAGAGAGAATTCACTGTTACGTGTCGGATGGAGTCCCTGTCAGAGAAGG ctgcaggaagttCAAAAAAGGCGGCAAAAaaggcagctgcagagaaaatggtGGCAAAGCTTCAAAGTCTGTCAGGCTGCTCTGAAATCACATGG ACTCCTAAACCAAGTGTCCGCTTTGAGAACTTAAGGAACTCGTCAGCGGAGAAGATGTCTTTGCTGAGGAGAAACCCGCTGAGCATTCCCAACACAGATTACATTCAGATGATGCTGGAGCTGTCCAAGGAGCAGGGCTTTGAGGTCACATACTTCGACATCg ATGAGCTGACGGTGAACGGACAGTACCAGTGCCTGGCAGAGTTGTCCACCTCACCGGTCACCGTCTGCCACGGCACGGGCATTTCCTGTAGCAACGCTCACAACGACGCAGCGCACAGCGCCCTCCAGTACATCAAGATCATGGCCTCCATCAAGTAA